In Oncorhynchus tshawytscha isolate Ot180627B linkage group LG06, Otsh_v2.0, whole genome shotgun sequence, the following are encoded in one genomic region:
- the LOC112252096 gene encoding zinc transporter ZIP3, whose amino-acid sequence MELVVAKVLCLLGVFALMLAGILVPVRLMMQVDYEKAQNYRKALALCNSFGGGVFLATCFNALLPAVRNKVDEVLKLVNITTDYPLAETMMMLGFFLTVFVEQAVLTFKKEKPSFINLETFNAGVSEAGSDSEYDTPFISPTRGSPVGHHHGHHHGHLSPTELARAGPLRLASLVLALSAHSVFEGLALGLQEDGAKLGSLFLGVGIHETLAAVALGVSVAKAALPMRDAIKLGVTVSLMIPIGIGLGMGINSAQNLAGSIASVVLQGLAAGTFLFVTFFEILSRELEDKHDRLLKVLFLILGYGVLAGLMFIKW is encoded by the exons ATGGAGCTTGTAGTGGCCAAGGTCCTTTGCCTTCTGGGAGTATTTGCCCTCATGTTGGCTGGGATTCTTGTCCCAGTGCGCCTAATGATGCAGGTGGATTATGAAAAAGCCCAAAACTACAGGAAGGCTCTTGCACTCTGCAATTCTTTTGGGGGTGGTGTATTTCTGGCCACTTGCTTCAATGCTCTTTTGCCAGCGGTAAGAAACAAG GTGGATGAGGTCCTAAAGCTGGTGAATATAACCACAGACTACCCCCTGGCAGAGACCATGATGATGCTGGGCTTCTTCCTCACCGTCTTTGTGGAGCAGGCAGTGCTCACCTTCAAGAAGGAGAAGCCATCTTTCATCAATCTGGAGACCTTTAACGCAGGGGTCTCCGAGGCTGGGAGTGACTCTGAGTATGACACTCCATTCATTTCACCCACCCGGGGCTCCCCTGTAGGCCACCACCATGGGCATCACCACGGACACCTCAGCCCCACTGAGCTGGCCAGAGCTGGGCCTCTGCGGCTGGCCAGCCTGGTCCTGGCTCTCTCTGCCCATTCTGTGTTCGAGGGGCTGGCCCTGGGCCTCCAGGAGGACGGGGCCAAGCTGGGAAGCCTCTTCCTGGGGGTGGGCATCCATGAGACCCTGGCTGCCGTGGCTCTGGGGGTGAGTGTGGCCAAAGCTGCTTTGCCCATGAGGGATGCCATCAAACTGGGTGTGACGGTCAGCCTCATGATACCCATTGGCATCGGACTGGGCATGGGCATCAATAGTGCCCAGaacctggcaggcagtattgccTCTGTGGTGCTCCAAGGCCTGGCTGCTGGTACTTTCCTCTTTGTCACCTTCTTTGAGATCCTGTCTCGGGAGCTGGAGGATAAACATGACAGACTGCTAAAGGTGCTCTTTCTCATACTGGGCTATGGGGTACTAGCAGGCCTAATGTTCATCAAGTGGTGA